Genomic DNA from Streptomyces sp. AM 2-1-1:
CCTTCCCGGTGCTCCTCGCCGTCGGCCTTCCGCCCGTCACCGCGACCGTCTCCAACGCGCTGGGCCTGGTGCCCGGGTCGGTCAGCGGGGCTGTCGGCTACCGCAAGGAGCTCAAGGGCCAGCGTGGACGGGTCATCAGACTGTCCGTCAGCTGTCTCGTCGGAGGACTCGCCGGAGCCACCCTGCTGCTGGCCCTGCCCTCGACCGCGTTCGAGACGATCGTCCCGGTCCTGGTCACCCTCGCCCTCGTACTGATCGTGCTCCAGCCACGCCTCAGCAGAGCCGTGCAGGGCCGTCGCGAACGCACCGGCACCCCCGCGCGCCCCGAAGGCGGTCCGGTCCTGGCCGTCGGACTCGTCCTCGCCAGCGTCTACGGCGGCTACTTCACCGCCGCTCAGGGGATCATCTACCTCTCCCTGATGAGCATGCTGATCGACGACACCATGCAGCGACTCAACGCCGTCAAGAACGTCCTGGCCGCCGTCGTCAACAGCGTCGCCGCGCTCTTCTTCCTCTTCGTCGCCGACTTCGACTGGACCGCGGTCCTGCTCATCGCGGTCGGCTCCACCCTCGGCGGCCAGATCGGCGCGCGCGTCGGCCGCCGCCTCAGCCCGACGGTACTGCGCTGCCTCATCGTGACGGTGGGCATCTGCGCCATCGTCCAGCTGCTGCTCCGCTGACGCACGGAAGCCCGTCTCCCCCCGGAGGCGGGCTTCCGGTACGCCGTCGGGCGCAGGTCGTTCGGGCGCGGGGCGACATCGGCGACGCGGGCGGTCTCAGGCGGCCGTACGGTCCAGCCAGGCGGGCAGCGACGAACGGTCGGCCGACGCCATCGCCAGCAGCATCGCCTCGGCCGGCGAGGGTATGAAGGGCTGCCGCAGCAGCGGCATCTCCGCCTGCTCGGGGGTGCGGTCCGCCTTGCGGTGGTTGTCCTCCGCGCAGGAGGCCACGGTGTTCAGCCAGGTGTCCTGGCCGCCCTGGGCGCGCGGTACGACGTGGTCCACGGTGGACGCCCGCCGCCCGCAGTAGGCGCACCGGTGCTGGTCCCGTACGAGGACACCCCGTCTCGACCACGGCGCCTGTCTTCGGAAGGGCACGCGCACGTAGCGGCAGAGCCGGATGACACGGGGCACCGGGATGTCGACGGCGGCACCACGCATCCGCAGGCCCGGATCCGCCTGCTCGACGACCGCCTTGTCCGTCAGGACGAGAACCACCGCACGGTTGAGGGTCACCGTCGACAGCGGCTCGAAACTCGCGTTGAGGACCAGCGTGTCACGCATCCTGCCCACCTCCCTTGTGCCGCCCGCACCTCGGCGGGCCCGGACCAACTCTGGCTGGGCAGGCCGTGTGGGACAACGCAATAAAAAGTGCCCTGCCCAGATCTCTCCAAGACCGGGGCAGGGCAAACGGGAGAAGAACGTTCAGCTTTCGGGGGCCGCGTACTCCCCGATCAGCTGCGCACGTCCCAGCGTGTGGAAACGCAGATTGAACCCGACCACCGCGGGGGAGGCGTCGCTGTCCGGTCCGAGCTTCTCGGTGTCCACCGCATACACGGTGAAGACGTAGCGGTGGTTCTCACCGGCCGGCGGCGCGGCCCCGCCGAAATCCTTCGACCCGTAGTCGTTGCGCGCCTGCACCGCTCCCTCGGGCAGCCCGGCGAACGCACCGCTGCCGGCGCCGGCCGGCAGCTCGGTGACCGTGGCCGGAATGTCGAAGAGCACCCAGTGCCAGAACCCGCTGCCCGTGGGGGCGTCCGGGTCGAAGCAGGTCACGGCGAAACTCTTGGTCCCCGACGGGAAGCCCTCCCAGCGCAACTGCGGGGAGGTGTTGCCCTCCGCGTACACCTGCGCGTCCGCCAGCACGGCGCCCGGCGCCAGGTCGTCACTCACCACGGTGAACGGGGGCACCTCGGGGTGGAAGTCGTGCGGGAGCGGGGCCCTCTTCGGCTCGGTCACATCAGCGCCTTTCCTCTGGTCCGGCCGGCGGGAACCCCCACCGGCCCTGCTGCCTGTACCTCTTCCCCGGATCATGCCGGACGCCCCTCGGAGCCCGGCATGATCCGAGGGCGGGAGGGGCGAACTACAGCCAGTTGCGCTGTCCGCCGACCTGGGCGAGCCACTGGTTGAGGTAAGCGGCCCAGTCGGTCTGGTGGAAGTCGTCGAAGCCGACCCGGAAGGAGCGGTACGAGTCGCTGCCCTCGCTGAACAGCCCCGGCTTCTTGTCCATCTCCAGGACGACGTCCATCTCACGGTCGTCGGCGACGAAGGAGAGCTCGACCTGGTTCAGACCGCGGTACTGCTGCGGCGGCACGAACTCGATCTCCTGGTAGAACGGCAGCCGCTGACGCGTCCCGCGGATGTGGCCCCGCTCCATGTCCGCGCTGCGGAAGCGGAAGCCGAGCTGCCCGAACGCGTCCAGGATCGCCTGCTGGGCGGGGAGTGGGTGGACGCTGATCGGGTCCAGGTCACCGGAGTCCAGCGCCCGCGCGATCTCCAGCTCGGTCGTCACCCCGATGTTCATGCCGTGCAGGTTCTGCCCCCCGAAGGTCGTGATGGGCGTCTCCCACGGGATCTCCAGCCCGAACGGCACGACATGCACGGCCCCGGCCTGCACCTCGAACGCCCCACCCAGCCGCACCTTGGTGAACTCGATGTCCTGCTTGGTCTCCTGGTCGTTGCCCTCCACCTCGACCCGCGCCTGGAGACCGACCGAGAGCCCTTCGATCTGCTGGTTGACGGACCCGCCCTGGACACGCACCTCGCCCTGGACGACGCCACCGGGGACCACATTGAGCTCGATGAGCTCGGTCTCCACCGAAGCGCCGCCGGCGCCCATGCTCGCGAGCAGCCGCTTGAAGCCCATGGTTTCTCCTTACAGGTGTCTGACCCCTACATACGCGCCCCGACGGTAGCCGGTTCCCCCCGGCGCTTCCGCCAGTACCCTCGGTCGCCATGGACGACGCCCAGGACCGTACGCCGCTGACGCGGGACTTCTTCGACCGTGACGTCCTGGACGTCGCACCCGACCTCCTCGGCCGCACCCTGGTGCGCCGCACCGACGAGGGGCCCATCGAAGTGCGCCTGACCGAGGTGGAGGCGTACGCCGGGGAGATCGACCCCGGCTCGCACGCCTTCCGCGGGCGGACGGCCCGTAACGGCGTGATGTTCGGTCCGCCGGGTCACGCGTACGTCTACTTCACGTACGGGATGTGGCACTGCCTGAACCTGGTCTGCGGTCCCGAGGGACGGGCGAGCGGAGTGCTGTTGAGGGCCGGTGAGGTACGCGTCGGTGCGGAGCTGGCCCGCCCTCATCGACTTTCGGCCCGCAACGACCGAGAACTCGCCAAGGGGCCGGCCCGGCTGGCGACCGCTCTCTCGATCGACCGGGCGCTCGACGGGAGCGATGTCGTCGCCGGCCCGCCGGAGCCGATGTCGGTGCTGTACGGCACTCCGCCCCCTCGTGACCAGGTACGGAGCGGTCCGCGCACCGGCGTGGGCGGGGACGGCGCCCACCAGCCCTGGCGTTTCTGGATCGACGGAGACGCGACGGTGAGCCCTTACCGGGCGCACGCTCCCCGGCGGCGCCGGGCTTGACGCGGCCTCGGGCAGCCCCTAATGTAGTCCGAGCCGCTTTACACGGGTGCACGTGCCGCACCGGTCCTCGGACCGCACCGGCCCGCCCCGATGCGGTCCACCACTACCTACGATCCGCCCTGACGGGCACGAATTCTGCTTGCCCGAATTCGCATCGTATTCGGCGCTCGACGCCGGATTATGAACCGTCATGGAAATCGACTACGGTAGCGGCACGCCGAAAGGAAACCGAAAGGCTTTCCCGGGGCGGAGGCCCTCCGACAGGCCGCCGGAATCAGTTCGGACCGGAAACGGAGCGGACAAGAAGTCTGGTACGGTTGGACTCGCCTGAAAGGGAAACGCGAAAGCGTAGAACTGGAAAGCGAAAATGTTCCTCCCGCTTCGACCGGGAAACAGACACGAAAGTGTCTGATAGAGTCGGAAACGCAAGAACGAAGGGAAGCGCCCGGAGGGCCCCGGTGAAACGGGACCGAAGGAAGCGTCCGTTCCTTGAGAACTCAACAGCGTGCCAAAAGTCAACGCCAGATATGTTGATACCCCGGCCTGCTTCGGCAGGTTGGTGGTTCCTTTGAAAAGTCCTGCCGGCACTTAACGGTCCGGTGGGCAACAACAGCGAGGACGCTGTGAACGACCGGTCATATTCCGACCTGGTCGTTCCGCTCTCGTGTTGTGATCCCGATTACGGGAAAACATTCACGGAGAGTTTGATCCTGGCTCAGGAC
This window encodes:
- a CDS encoding sulfite exporter TauE/SafE family protein yields the protein MSLWEMLAVLAAGTAAGTINTIVGSGTLITFPVLLAVGLPPVTATVSNALGLVPGSVSGAVGYRKELKGQRGRVIRLSVSCLVGGLAGATLLLALPSTAFETIVPVLVTLALVLIVLQPRLSRAVQGRRERTGTPARPEGGPVLAVGLVLASVYGGYFTAAQGIIYLSLMSMLIDDTMQRLNAVKNVLAAVVNSVAALFFLFVADFDWTAVLLIAVGSTLGGQIGARVGRRLSPTVLRCLIVTVGICAIVQLLLR
- a CDS encoding HNH endonuclease, translated to MRDTLVLNASFEPLSTVTLNRAVVLVLTDKAVVEQADPGLRMRGAAVDIPVPRVIRLCRYVRVPFRRQAPWSRRGVLVRDQHRCAYCGRRASTVDHVVPRAQGGQDTWLNTVASCAEDNHRKADRTPEQAEMPLLRQPFIPSPAEAMLLAMASADRSSLPAWLDRTAA
- a CDS encoding YbhB/YbcL family Raf kinase inhibitor-like protein, which produces MTEPKRAPLPHDFHPEVPPFTVVSDDLAPGAVLADAQVYAEGNTSPQLRWEGFPSGTKSFAVTCFDPDAPTGSGFWHWVLFDIPATVTELPAGAGSGAFAGLPEGAVQARNDYGSKDFGGAAPPAGENHRYVFTVYAVDTEKLGPDSDASPAVVGFNLRFHTLGRAQLIGEYAAPES
- a CDS encoding sporulation protein translates to MGFKRLLASMGAGGASVETELIELNVVPGGVVQGEVRVQGGSVNQQIEGLSVGLQARVEVEGNDQETKQDIEFTKVRLGGAFEVQAGAVHVVPFGLEIPWETPITTFGGQNLHGMNIGVTTELEIARALDSGDLDPISVHPLPAQQAILDAFGQLGFRFRSADMERGHIRGTRQRLPFYQEIEFVPPQQYRGLNQVELSFVADDREMDVVLEMDKKPGLFSEGSDSYRSFRVGFDDFHQTDWAAYLNQWLAQVGGQRNWL
- a CDS encoding DNA-3-methyladenine glycosylase gives rise to the protein MDDAQDRTPLTRDFFDRDVLDVAPDLLGRTLVRRTDEGPIEVRLTEVEAYAGEIDPGSHAFRGRTARNGVMFGPPGHAYVYFTYGMWHCLNLVCGPEGRASGVLLRAGEVRVGAELARPHRLSARNDRELAKGPARLATALSIDRALDGSDVVAGPPEPMSVLYGTPPPRDQVRSGPRTGVGGDGAHQPWRFWIDGDATVSPYRAHAPRRRRA